The Halosimplex litoreum genome has a window encoding:
- a CDS encoding alpha/beta hydrolase: protein MDGPHQGQGLATGGTPLDEAEAAMILVHGRGATAQSILGMGRQLHAEGVALLAPQAARNTWYPNSFLEPVETNEPGRSSGLQAIEDAVEQVNDAGIPTEKVLILGFSQGACLGSEFVARNPERYGGHVAFSGGLIGETIDPAEFEGSLEGTPSFVGCSDVDPHIPEERVHVTTEVLEKLDADVEERIYPGMGHGVNDDEVEYVSGMVADLVDD, encoded by the coding sequence ATGGACGGCCCCCACCAGGGACAGGGGCTCGCGACGGGCGGGACGCCGCTGGACGAGGCCGAGGCGGCGATGATCCTCGTCCACGGCCGTGGGGCGACCGCCCAGAGCATCCTCGGGATGGGCCGGCAACTCCACGCCGAGGGCGTCGCCCTGCTCGCCCCCCAGGCCGCACGCAACACCTGGTATCCGAACTCGTTCCTCGAACCGGTCGAGACGAACGAGCCCGGCCGATCGTCGGGCCTGCAGGCCATCGAGGACGCCGTCGAGCAGGTGAACGACGCGGGGATCCCCACCGAGAAGGTGCTGATCCTCGGGTTCTCCCAGGGCGCCTGTCTCGGGTCGGAGTTCGTGGCGCGCAACCCCGAACGCTACGGCGGCCACGTCGCGTTCTCGGGCGGGCTCATCGGCGAGACGATCGACCCCGCAGAGTTCGAGGGGTCGCTGGAGGGGACGCCGTCGTTCGTCGGCTGCAGCGACGTCGACCCCCACATCCCCGAGGAACGCGTCCACGTGACGACCGAAGTGCTGGAAAAGCTGGACGCCGACGTGGAGGAGCGCATCTACCCGGGGATGGGCCACGGCGTCAACGACGACGAGGTC
- a CDS encoding BKACE family enzyme, which yields MSYERFLADEPVVVTAALTGGIHGKEANPNLPETPKEIGKAAGEVEAAGASVVHVHARRDNGERAFSTERFQAIDEAIRRYTDDVIVQHTTGATQASTEKRHLSLRTDPPPEMASLDMGPLNRYDRLTSENTLATIDALYDEMADRGIKPELEVFNDGHRNEVHGLLERRDLAEPVYATLVFGPGTLTRPRPANFLNAVDDLPEGALFNTLGFGRHQLPFATMGTLFGGNVRVGLEDNVYYRQGELAESNAQLVERVVGIAEELGREVADTSQAREILGL from the coding sequence GTGAGCTACGAGCGATTCCTCGCGGACGAACCGGTGGTCGTCACGGCGGCGCTGACCGGTGGGATCCACGGCAAGGAGGCCAACCCGAACCTCCCCGAGACGCCCAAGGAGATCGGGAAGGCGGCGGGGGAAGTCGAGGCCGCGGGCGCGTCGGTCGTCCACGTCCACGCCCGGAGAGACAACGGGGAGCGGGCGTTCTCGACCGAGCGGTTCCAGGCGATCGACGAGGCGATCCGGCGGTACACCGACGACGTGATCGTCCAGCACACGACCGGCGCGACACAGGCGTCGACGGAGAAGCGACACCTGTCGCTGCGGACCGACCCACCGCCGGAGATGGCGTCGCTGGATATGGGACCGCTGAACCGGTACGACCGACTCACGAGCGAGAACACGCTGGCGACGATCGACGCGCTGTATGACGAGATGGCCGACCGCGGGATCAAGCCCGAACTGGAGGTGTTCAACGACGGCCACCGCAACGAGGTCCACGGGCTGCTGGAGCGGCGTGACCTGGCCGAGCCGGTCTACGCGACGCTCGTCTTCGGGCCGGGGACGCTGACGCGACCGCGACCCGCCAATTTCCTCAACGCAGTCGACGACCTCCCCGAAGGCGCGCTGTTCAACACGCTCGGGTTCGGTCGCCACCAGCTGCCGTTCGCGACGATGGGGACCCTGTTCGGCGGGAACGTCCGGGTCGGGCTGGAGGACAACGTCTACTACCGGCAGGGGGAACTCGCCGAGAGCAACGCGCAACTCGTCGAACGCGTGGTCGGGATCGCCGAGGAACTCGGTCGCGAGGTAGCCGACACCTCACAGGCGCGTGAGATTCTGGGGCTCTGA
- the pyrF gene encoding orotidine-5'-phosphate decarboxylase yields MNFFDRLADRIATVDSVVSVGLDPDPARIPDHLDEYDLPRWAFNRRIIDATHEHAAAFKPNVAFYEDPDGWTALRETVAYAHGKDVPVLLDAKRGDIGNTARQYAELLDDDGLGADAITVNPYMGRDSLEPFLSREDKGVVVLCRTSNPGGADLQDLELETGEPLYERVAATADLWNANDNVGLVVGATAPEELEAVREIVPDIPFLVPGVGAQGGDAEAAVEYGLADGVGLVNSSRGIIFAGEDSEAHSASGSRAAEPRDQGEGFADASGQAAKRLKKRLNRYR; encoded by the coding sequence ATGAACTTCTTCGACCGTCTGGCCGACCGGATCGCGACCGTCGACAGCGTCGTCTCGGTCGGGCTGGACCCCGACCCGGCGCGGATCCCCGACCACCTCGACGAGTACGACCTGCCCCGCTGGGCGTTCAACCGCCGCATCATCGACGCGACGCACGAACACGCCGCCGCGTTCAAACCAAACGTCGCCTTCTACGAGGACCCCGACGGCTGGACGGCGCTGCGGGAGACCGTCGCCTACGCCCACGGCAAGGACGTGCCGGTCCTGCTCGACGCCAAGCGCGGCGACATCGGCAACACCGCCCGTCAGTACGCCGAACTGCTCGACGACGACGGGTTGGGCGCCGACGCCATCACCGTCAACCCGTACATGGGCCGGGATTCGCTCGAACCGTTCCTCTCCCGCGAGGACAAAGGCGTCGTCGTCCTCTGTCGCACGTCCAATCCCGGCGGGGCCGACTTACAGGACCTCGAACTCGAAACCGGCGAACCGCTGTACGAGCGGGTGGCCGCCACGGCCGACCTGTGGAACGCCAACGACAACGTCGGCCTCGTCGTCGGCGCCACCGCGCCCGAGGAACTCGAAGCGGTCCGCGAGATCGTCCCGGACATCCCGTTCCTCGTCCCGGGCGTGGGCGCGCAGGGCGGCGACGCCGAAGCGGCCGTCGAGTACGGCCTCGCCGACGGCGTCGGGCTCGTCAACTCCTCGCGGGGGATCATCTTCGCCGGGGAAGACAGCGAGGCGCACAGCGCCTCGGGAAGTCGAGCGGCGGAGCCGCGAGACCAGGGCGAGGGCTTCGCCGACGCGTCCGGACAGGCCGCCAAACGGCTGAAGAAGCGACTGAACCGATACCGGTAA
- a CDS encoding sensor domain-containing protein: MTTTVSTALRRFVGVAVDPQTYRNVTYLLLAFPLGVLYFTVLWGGGVAGVALLPLFLLGVPILVGVLAVAAQLATLETRLAHGLLDSDVGYERPEPSDGDVVEYMKGIATDIRSYSALGYLLSKFLIGTVAFTLLTTAAVLSVALTFAPVLYDVPGVHYDFGVLTVESFPVALGLSGVGVLVALLSLHACNLAARALDEYAKLMLGSERAN; encoded by the coding sequence ATGACGACGACAGTCAGTACGGCGTTGCGGCGCTTCGTCGGCGTCGCGGTCGATCCGCAGACGTACAGGAACGTGACCTACCTGCTGTTGGCGTTCCCGCTGGGAGTGCTGTACTTCACGGTCCTGTGGGGCGGCGGCGTGGCGGGAGTCGCGCTCCTGCCGCTGTTCCTGCTGGGGGTGCCGATACTCGTCGGGGTACTGGCGGTGGCCGCACAGCTCGCGACTCTGGAGACGCGTCTCGCGCACGGGCTCCTCGACAGCGACGTGGGCTACGAGCGGCCCGAGCCGTCCGACGGGGACGTCGTCGAGTACATGAAAGGGATCGCGACCGATATCCGCAGCTACAGCGCCCTGGGGTACCTGCTCTCGAAGTTTCTGATCGGGACGGTCGCGTTCACGCTGCTGACGACGGCCGCGGTGCTCTCGGTCGCGTTGACGTTCGCTCCCGTCCTCTACGACGTGCCCGGGGTCCACTACGACTTCGGCGTTCTGACGGTCGAATCGTTCCCCGTCGCGCTCGGGCTCTCGGGCGTCGGCGTCCTCGTCGCCCTCCTCTCGCTGCACGCCTGCAACCTCGCGGCGCGTGCGCTCGACGAGTACGCGAAGCTGATGCTGGGGAGCGAGCGTGCGAACTGA
- a CDS encoding outer membrane protein assembly factor BamB family protein translates to MTAKPVVSEERLFAGSEAGALRAYAPSGDLAWQRDLSSQVRDLTVADGTLLALVGTDELWSSHTVHALDAASGRERWTFSPTDWWLEVMAASDGTAYVATADDSISGSGETLYALALDGGDVEWSTEVGDPREAVVTDDGVFVSAHGRVHGFDRADGRKRWDRSAEEVYSTLAVVDGTVVYADQSEADGVYSELLGLDAASGEERWRFDSWAVTATVAGDGDLFAGGARTARLDPADGSARWTVEKPGLLTDASLIGSRLYAGGDELHALARDGGERAWTWAPDPPQGGVSAAGVVDGTLYLDAYHDAEIRDQYKFAVDTATGDGRWTFETGTELTGLAVDTDLAVAGGQDGVLYALR, encoded by the coding sequence GTGACCGCGAAGCCCGTCGTCTCCGAAGAACGGCTGTTCGCGGGGTCGGAAGCGGGAGCGCTCCGCGCCTACGCTCCGAGCGGAGACCTCGCGTGGCAGCGCGACCTCTCGTCGCAGGTACGGGACCTGACCGTCGCGGACGGGACCCTGCTGGCGCTGGTCGGGACGGACGAACTGTGGTCCAGCCACACCGTCCACGCGCTCGACGCCGCCTCCGGTCGGGAGCGCTGGACGTTCAGCCCGACCGACTGGTGGCTCGAAGTCATGGCCGCGTCGGACGGAACGGCCTACGTCGCGACGGCCGACGACTCGATATCCGGGTCGGGCGAGACGCTCTACGCGCTCGCGCTCGACGGCGGCGACGTGGAGTGGTCGACGGAGGTGGGTGACCCGCGCGAGGCGGTCGTGACCGACGACGGGGTGTTCGTCTCCGCGCACGGACGGGTCCACGGGTTCGACCGCGCCGACGGCCGCAAGCGGTGGGACCGGTCGGCCGAGGAGGTCTACTCGACGCTCGCTGTCGTCGACGGGACGGTCGTCTACGCCGACCAGTCGGAGGCCGACGGCGTCTACAGCGAACTCCTGGGCCTCGACGCCGCCTCGGGCGAAGAGCGGTGGCGGTTCGACTCGTGGGCGGTCACCGCGACGGTCGCCGGCGACGGCGACCTGTTCGCCGGCGGCGCTCGCACCGCCAGGCTGGACCCCGCCGACGGGTCGGCCCGCTGGACGGTCGAGAAGCCCGGTTTGCTCACCGACGCCAGCCTGATCGGGAGCCGGCTCTACGCGGGCGGCGACGAACTGCACGCGCTGGCCCGCGACGGCGGCGAACGAGCGTGGACGTGGGCCCCCGATCCGCCACAGGGCGGCGTCTCGGCGGCCGGCGTCGTCGACGGAACCCTCTACCTCGACGCGTATCACGACGCCGAAATTCGCGATCAGTACAAGTTCGCGGTCGACACCGCGACCGGGGACGGTCGCTGGACGTTCGAGACCGGCACCGAACTCACGGGTCTCGCCGTCGACACCGATCTCGCGGTCGCCGGCGGCCAGGACGGGGTCCTCTACGCGCTCCGGTAG
- a CDS encoding DnaJ domain-containing protein, producing MYGSRLVSAVAAVFAAIAVLFAIFGFAANVGFFLVAALFGAVAYFMWYHASGRFAQRLYRGVEERAAPGGGRRGGRGGFGAAPREDWDPPRDEDARQRARATGSQARGGRARGGGRRRQTRTGGQRRRRRAAAAAQPSGPTAAEAYDTLELDRGADEDAVKAAYREKVKEVHPDSPDGDEDEFKEVQSAYERLTD from the coding sequence GTGTACGGTTCCCGACTCGTCTCGGCGGTCGCCGCGGTGTTCGCGGCCATAGCCGTTCTCTTCGCTATCTTCGGGTTCGCCGCGAACGTCGGCTTCTTCCTCGTCGCTGCGCTGTTCGGCGCGGTCGCGTACTTCATGTGGTACCACGCCTCCGGTCGGTTCGCCCAGCGGCTCTACCGCGGCGTCGAGGAGCGGGCCGCGCCCGGTGGCGGCCGGCGTGGCGGCCGCGGCGGCTTCGGCGCCGCCCCCCGCGAGGACTGGGACCCGCCGCGCGACGAGGACGCGCGTCAGCGGGCCCGAGCGACTGGCAGCCAGGCCCGCGGCGGTCGCGCGCGCGGCGGTGGTCGACGGCGACAGACCCGCACGGGAGGCCAGCGTCGGCGCCGGCGGGCGGCCGCCGCCGCACAGCCCAGCGGTCCGACGGCCGCCGAGGCCTACGACACCCTCGAACTGGACCGCGGCGCCGACGAGGACGCCGTCAAGGCGGCCTACCGCGAGAAGGTCAAGGAGGTCCACCCCGACTCCCCCGACGGCGACGAGGATGAGTTCAAGGAAGTCCAGTCGGCCTACGAACGGCTGACGGACTGA
- a CDS encoding phosphoglycolate phosphatase, with translation MTPPLAVDIDGTLTDEDRAVHPPVLPVLREWDAPVVLATGKALPYPVALCEFAGIERTVVAENGGVAFVHATDDLLFLGDREAAQRVVDEYVETGHELGWGSHDLINRWRETEVAVSREAPLEPLQRIAADHGLEVVDTGFAYHVKSPDVSKGRALEAVAERLGRDPGEFVAVGDSINDVSTFEVAGRSFAVANADEPAREAAETVLDTAYGEGFLEAVERVR, from the coding sequence GTGACGCCACCGCTCGCCGTCGACATCGACGGAACGCTCACCGACGAGGACCGCGCCGTTCACCCGCCCGTCCTGCCCGTCCTCCGGGAGTGGGACGCCCCCGTGGTGCTCGCGACCGGGAAGGCGCTGCCGTACCCGGTGGCGCTGTGCGAGTTCGCGGGCATCGAGCGGACGGTCGTCGCCGAGAACGGCGGTGTCGCGTTCGTCCACGCGACCGACGACCTCCTGTTCCTCGGCGATCGCGAGGCGGCCCAGCGCGTCGTCGACGAGTACGTCGAGACCGGCCACGAGCTGGGCTGGGGGTCCCACGACCTGATCAACCGCTGGCGCGAGACGGAGGTGGCCGTCAGTCGCGAGGCGCCGCTGGAACCGCTCCAGCGGATCGCCGCCGACCACGGCCTCGAAGTCGTCGACACCGGCTTCGCATACCACGTCAAATCGCCAGACGTGAGCAAGGGTCGGGCGCTCGAAGCCGTCGCCGAGCGACTCGGTCGGGACCCCGGGGAGTTCGTCGCCGTCGGCGACTCCATCAACGACGTGTCGACGTTCGAAGTCGCGGGGCGGTCGTTCGCGGTGGCCAACGCCGACGAGCCGGCCCGGGAGGCCGCGGAGACGGTCCTCGACACCGCCTACGGCGAGGGATTCCTCGAGGCGGTCGAGCGGGTGCGGTAG
- a CDS encoding GTPBP1 family GTP-binding protein — protein sequence MSPDRAALERAIERGEREGGSVEFKERLTKDLHLADGRRESLAAQLRHRVLSGDGEATYVVGVTDDGALAGIAPDEFTESMDVLSLLAEEADAHIENVETWGVDADGRAKPKGDARSVESADPVGSADAPAEGIVGVATVREGAVLEDDEHIVVGTAGHVDHGKSTLVGTLVTGQSDDGEGGTRSYLDVQPHEVERGLSADLSYGVYGFDDDGPVRMDNPDRKSDRARVVEEADRLVSFVDTVGHEPWLRTTIRGLVGQKLDYGLLTVAADDGPTKTTREHLGILLATDLPTMVVVTKADIVSDERLAEVEREVERQLREVGKTPLSVARHGVGAAVEEIDETVVPVLATSAVTMDGMDALDELLERLPKTAGPTDDEFTMYVDRSYKVTGVGAVASGTIRSGRVEAGDDLLLGPMQDGSFREVEVRSIEMHYHRVDRAKAGRIVGIALKGVREADVERGMVLLPREADPDPVREFEAEVMVLNHPTRIGDGYEPVVHLETVSEAAVFSPEDGRLLPGDSGTTRVRFKFRSYMVEEGQRFVFREGQSKGVGKVTDVRPDQ from the coding sequence ATGAGCCCCGACCGGGCCGCCCTCGAACGCGCCATCGAGCGCGGTGAGCGCGAGGGCGGCAGCGTCGAGTTCAAAGAGCGGCTCACGAAGGACCTCCACCTGGCGGACGGCCGCCGTGAGTCGCTGGCCGCCCAACTGCGCCACCGCGTCCTCTCCGGCGACGGCGAGGCCACCTACGTCGTCGGCGTCACCGACGACGGCGCCCTCGCGGGCATCGCCCCCGACGAGTTCACCGAGTCGATGGACGTACTGAGCCTGCTGGCCGAGGAGGCCGACGCCCACATCGAGAACGTCGAGACCTGGGGCGTCGACGCCGACGGCCGCGCCAAGCCGAAAGGTGACGCGCGCTCCGTCGAGTCCGCCGACCCGGTAGGGTCCGCAGACGCGCCCGCCGAGGGCATCGTCGGCGTCGCGACGGTACGGGAGGGCGCGGTGCTGGAGGACGACGAGCACATCGTCGTCGGCACCGCCGGCCACGTCGACCACGGCAAGTCGACGCTCGTCGGCACGCTCGTTACCGGCCAGTCCGACGACGGCGAGGGCGGCACCCGCTCGTATCTCGACGTCCAGCCCCACGAGGTCGAACGTGGCCTCTCCGCCGATCTCTCCTACGGCGTCTACGGCTTCGACGACGACGGACCCGTTCGGATGGACAACCCCGACCGCAAGTCCGACCGGGCGCGCGTCGTCGAGGAGGCGGATCGACTGGTGTCGTTCGTCGACACCGTCGGCCACGAGCCGTGGCTGCGGACCACGATTCGCGGCCTCGTCGGCCAGAAGCTCGACTACGGCCTGCTGACCGTCGCGGCCGACGACGGCCCGACCAAGACCACACGCGAACACCTCGGCATCCTGCTCGCGACGGACCTGCCGACGATGGTCGTCGTCACGAAAGCCGACATCGTGAGCGACGAACGGCTGGCGGAGGTCGAACGCGAGGTCGAACGCCAGCTTCGGGAGGTCGGGAAGACCCCCCTCTCCGTGGCCCGCCACGGGGTCGGCGCGGCCGTCGAGGAGATCGACGAGACCGTCGTCCCCGTGCTCGCGACCAGCGCGGTCACGATGGACGGGATGGACGCCCTCGACGAGCTGCTGGAGCGGCTGCCCAAGACCGCCGGCCCGACCGACGACGAGTTCACGATGTACGTCGACCGCTCGTACAAGGTCACCGGCGTCGGCGCCGTCGCCTCGGGCACCATCCGCTCCGGTCGTGTGGAGGCCGGCGACGACCTCCTGCTCGGGCCGATGCAGGACGGCAGCTTCCGCGAGGTCGAGGTCCGGTCGATCGAGATGCACTACCACCGCGTCGACCGGGCGAAGGCCGGCCGCATCGTCGGGATCGCGCTGAAGGGCGTCCGCGAGGCGGACGTCGAACGCGGGATGGTCCTCCTCCCCCGCGAGGCCGACCCCGACCCCGTCCGGGAGTTCGAAGCCGAAGTCATGGTCCTCAACCACCCGACGCGCATCGGCGACGGCTACGAGCCGGTCGTCCACCTCGAAACGGTCAGCGAGGCCGCCGTCTTCTCCCCCGAGGACGGGCGCCTGCTCCCCGGCGACTCCGGGACGACCCGCGTCCGATTCAAGTTCCGATCGTACATGGTCGAGGAAGGCCAGCGGTTCGTCTTCCGTGAGGGGCAGTCGAAGGGCGTGGGCAAGGTAACCGACGTCCGTCCCGACCAGTAG
- a CDS encoding helix-turn-helix domain-containing protein: MKRLRVSITADGREGDIHPMYGVLTRSPFVERATALQWNFTGDALGILHYVEGDAEAFAAAADDIEVVVGYDIEPAGDDAFYAYVRDATTESLAELFGPVSRGGLVVVPPIVYGADGAVTLTVFGPDEELQAAMNEIPDAIEVTVEAVGSLATSRVAPTARLTDRQREAAEAAIDLGYYDVPRTADHEAVADALACSPSTAAEHLRKAESKLLRAVLRGE, translated from the coding sequence GTGAAGCGGCTTCGCGTCTCGATCACGGCCGACGGGCGGGAGGGCGATATCCACCCGATGTACGGCGTGCTGACGCGGTCGCCGTTCGTCGAGCGGGCGACGGCGCTGCAGTGGAACTTCACGGGCGACGCGCTGGGGATCCTCCACTACGTCGAGGGCGACGCCGAAGCCTTCGCCGCGGCGGCCGACGACATCGAGGTGGTGGTGGGTTACGATATCGAACCCGCCGGCGACGACGCCTTCTACGCCTACGTCCGCGACGCGACCACGGAGTCGCTGGCGGAGCTGTTCGGCCCGGTCAGCCGGGGCGGGCTCGTCGTCGTCCCGCCGATCGTCTACGGCGCCGACGGGGCGGTGACGCTCACGGTCTTCGGCCCGGACGAGGAGCTACAGGCGGCGATGAACGAGATCCCCGACGCCATCGAGGTGACCGTCGAGGCGGTCGGGTCGCTGGCGACCTCCCGAGTCGCTCCGACGGCGCGGCTCACCGACCGCCAGCGCGAGGCCGCCGAGGCCGCGATCGACCTGGGCTACTACGACGTGCCCCGGACCGCCGACCACGAGGCGGTCGCCGACGCCCTGGCGTGCTCGCCCAGCACCGCCGCCGAGCACCTGCGCAAGGCCGAGTCGAAGCTCCTCCGGGCCGTCCTGCGCGGGGAGTAG
- a CDS encoding SDR family oxidoreductase: MSDVLVTGATGTLGGALVDRLADDGWRVRAASRTPTDAPTSGDGPGDGAIEWIELDLTAGTGIEAAVADADAVVHAATAPRGDAAAVDVRGTERLLAAAESAGVGHLVYPSTVGVDAIPFSYYERKREAERAVGASPVPSTVLRATQFHAFVDEILSAVAKLPVWPLPTRLRVQPVDHREVADALVDRLTDDPRGRADTVGGPAVHTLGDLARAYREARGLRRAIVRLPVPGGVANGFRTGEATCPDRAVGTVTWESWLAERYGGSTEASTERTGAASG, encoded by the coding sequence ATGAGCGACGTACTCGTGACCGGTGCGACGGGGACGCTCGGCGGGGCGCTCGTCGACCGGCTGGCCGACGACGGGTGGCGGGTGCGCGCGGCGAGCCGGACGCCGACGGACGCCCCGACATCGGGGGACGGGCCCGGCGACGGAGCCATCGAGTGGATCGAGTTGGACCTCACCGCGGGGACGGGGATCGAGGCTGCGGTCGCCGACGCCGATGCCGTCGTCCACGCGGCGACGGCACCGCGGGGCGACGCGGCGGCAGTCGACGTTCGGGGGACCGAGCGCCTGCTCGCCGCAGCCGAGTCCGCGGGCGTCGGGCACCTCGTCTATCCCTCGACCGTCGGCGTCGACGCGATCCCGTTCTCCTACTACGAGCGCAAGCGCGAAGCCGAGCGGGCGGTTGGGGCCAGTCCGGTCCCGTCGACGGTCCTGCGGGCGACGCAGTTCCACGCGTTCGTCGACGAGATCCTGAGCGCCGTCGCGAAGCTCCCCGTGTGGCCGCTGCCGACGAGGCTGCGGGTCCAGCCGGTCGACCACCGGGAAGTGGCCGATGCGCTCGTCGACCGTCTCACCGACGACCCTCGCGGCCGCGCCGACACTGTCGGCGGGCCCGCCGTACACACGCTCGGCGACCTGGCGAGGGCCTACCGCGAGGCGAGGGGGCTGCGGCGGGCGATCGTTCGACTCCCGGTCCCCGGGGGCGTCGCGAACGGGTTTCGCACCGGGGAGGCCACCTGCCCGGACCGCGCCGTCGGGACCGTCACCTGGGAGTCGTGGCTGGCGGAGCGATACGGCGGCTCGACGGAGGCGTCGACCGAACGGACGGGCGCGGCCTCCGGGTGA
- a CDS encoding HAD family hydrolase: MTGPVEAVLFDLDDTICTYERSADDILALAFDRVGVDPFFDGAEYVGRLGEFADAGDDIRGTRRAAFGTFAAEAGHGETVGEEIADIYTDERDQSNVRFLDGAERALDALTDAYRVGMVTNGDPWMQSQKLDGLGIESHFEVVVHGGHDAPYKPDPEPFHLAIDELGVAADRTVHVGNSHAADVTGAHAAGLRSVWLADGDRPAALDPEPHHVVESLHELAEEPWG; this comes from the coding sequence ATGACGGGGCCAGTAGAGGCGGTCCTCTTCGACCTAGACGACACCATCTGTACGTACGAGCGCAGCGCCGACGATATCCTCGCGCTCGCCTTCGACCGCGTCGGCGTCGATCCGTTCTTCGACGGCGCCGAGTACGTCGGCCGGCTGGGCGAGTTCGCCGACGCCGGCGACGACATCCGCGGTACCCGTCGGGCGGCGTTCGGCACCTTCGCCGCCGAGGCGGGCCACGGCGAGACCGTCGGCGAGGAGATCGCTGACATCTACACCGACGAACGGGACCAGTCGAACGTCCGCTTCCTCGACGGCGCCGAGCGCGCGCTCGACGCGTTGACCGACGCCTACCGGGTCGGCATGGTCACGAACGGCGACCCGTGGATGCAGTCCCAGAAACTCGACGGCCTCGGCATCGAGAGCCACTTCGAGGTGGTCGTCCACGGCGGCCACGACGCGCCGTACAAGCCCGACCCCGAACCGTTCCATCTGGCCATAGACGAACTCGGAGTCGCCGCCGACCGGACCGTCCACGTCGGCAACTCCCACGCCGCCGACGTGACCGGCGCCCACGCCGCGGGGCTGCGCTCGGTCTGGCTCGCCGACGGTGACCGCCCCGCCGCACTCGACCCCGAACCCCACCACGTCGTCGAGTCGCTGCACGAACTCGCCGAAGAGCCCTGGGGCTGA
- a CDS encoding DUF2240 family protein, whose amino-acid sequence MSLRRAVAVPFRAKGRESLSESEFVVALSLDREWFSPDQAKRLVDVAATEGLLDREDDELRPTFEPREVTIPDEFVPGDDVLRQRSNFERALDAIVQSDVDKQDAVAAVNRLQSELGVTVEAAAVVYARREGVELGDLADRAAGELGGE is encoded by the coding sequence ATGAGTCTGCGCCGCGCCGTCGCCGTTCCGTTCCGGGCGAAGGGTCGCGAGTCCCTCTCCGAGAGCGAGTTCGTCGTCGCGCTCTCGCTCGACCGCGAGTGGTTCTCCCCCGATCAGGCAAAGCGCCTCGTCGACGTGGCCGCCACCGAGGGGCTGCTCGACCGCGAGGACGACGAGCTCCGACCGACGTTCGAACCGCGGGAGGTGACGATCCCCGACGAATTCGTCCCGGGCGACGACGTGTTGCGCCAGCGGTCGAACTTCGAGCGGGCGCTCGACGCGATCGTCCAGTCGGACGTCGACAAACAGGACGCCGTCGCCGCGGTCAACCGCCTGCAGTCGGAGCTGGGCGTCACCGTCGAGGCCGCTGCAGTCGTCTACGCGCGCCGTGAAGGCGTCGAACTCGGCGACCTGGCCGACCGCGCCGCGGGGGAACTGGGGGGCGAGTGA
- a CDS encoding 30S ribosomal protein S8e, whose amino-acid sequence MKYQGRSPRKRTGGRRRNFRKKKKHELGDQPTETRVGETSLKTVEARGNTEKVRAVTADTASVATDGEVVAAEIEDVEENPSNPNYVRRNIITKGAIVSTSEGRARVTSRPGQDGQINAVLVE is encoded by the coding sequence ATGAAGTACCAGGGACGCTCCCCGCGCAAGCGTACCGGCGGTCGCCGCCGGAACTTCCGGAAGAAGAAAAAGCACGAACTGGGCGACCAGCCGACCGAGACCCGCGTCGGCGAGACGAGCCTGAAGACGGTCGAGGCCCGCGGCAACACCGAGAAGGTCCGCGCGGTCACCGCCGACACCGCCAGCGTCGCCACCGACGGCGAAGTCGTCGCCGCCGAGATCGAAGACGTCGAGGAGAATCCCTCGAACCCCAACTACGTCCGCCGGAACATCATCACCAAGGGTGCGATCGTCTCCACCAGCGAGGGCCGCGCCCGCGTCACCTCCCGCCCCGGCCAAGACGGCCAGATCAACGCCGTCCTCGTCGAGTAA